A genomic segment from Bacteroidota bacterium encodes:
- a CDS encoding sodium:proton antiporter: protein MDIFHLISLIIVISAAFAYLNFRFLKLPASIGLMLMSLGLSLLVLLAGNFFPSIKQKIATEVLGINFSDLLLEGMLSFMLFAGAIHVKFADLKSEKLNILLLSTVSVLISTFVIGISAFYLFNFLGINVQLIHSLLFGALISPTDPIAVLSILKSAGVSRSLETKMAGESLFNDGVAVVVFITILQFALPNASITIFNVLLLFGQEALGGLILGLAIGWISFKLIASIDNYQVEVLITLAMVMGGYTLAHYLHVSGPLAMVVAGIITGNKSRDLGMSKITAEYVDKFWELIDEILNAILFVIMGLELLLIKSNATLIFASLLMVIISIITRYFSIIIPAFLVHLNEKINQKVLIILTWGGLRGGISIALALTIQPTMDKDIWVTATYIIVCFSILVQGLTVGKLAQRLK, encoded by the coding sequence ATGGATATTTTTCACTTAATTTCCTTAATAATTGTAATATCAGCAGCGTTCGCTTACCTGAATTTTCGTTTTTTGAAATTGCCCGCCTCCATCGGGTTGATGCTAATGTCTCTTGGGCTATCGCTACTTGTATTATTAGCTGGAAATTTCTTTCCTTCAATCAAACAAAAAATTGCTACAGAGGTATTAGGAATCAATTTTAGTGATTTGTTACTTGAAGGTATGTTGAGTTTCATGCTCTTTGCAGGTGCAATTCATGTAAAATTCGCTGATTTAAAATCGGAAAAGTTGAACATTCTACTTTTATCAACCGTCAGCGTTTTAATAAGCACTTTCGTTATTGGTATTTCAGCTTTTTACTTATTTAATTTTTTAGGAATTAATGTTCAATTAATTCATTCACTCTTGTTTGGAGCTTTAATTTCACCAACTGATCCAATTGCTGTATTGAGTATTCTTAAAAGTGCAGGTGTTTCAAGATCATTGGAAACAAAAATGGCTGGCGAATCTCTTTTTAATGATGGTGTTGCTGTTGTTGTGTTCATTACAATTCTTCAATTTGCATTACCCAATGCAAGTATTACTATTTTCAACGTATTGTTGCTTTTTGGACAAGAAGCTTTAGGAGGTTTAATTTTAGGACTTGCCATTGGTTGGATAAGCTTTAAACTTATAGCTAGTATTGATAATTACCAAGTTGAAGTTTTAATTACATTGGCCATGGTCATGGGAGGATATACACTAGCTCATTACTTGCATGTATCAGGACCTTTGGCAATGGTTGTAGCAGGAATTATTACGGGCAATAAATCTAGAGATTTGGGTATGTCAAAAATTACTGCTGAATACGTGGATAAATTTTGGGAACTCATTGATGAAATTTTGAATGCGATACTTTTTGTTATCATGGGACTTGAACTCTTGCTGATTAAATCAAATGCAACTTTGATTTTTGCCTCCTTGCTCATGGTTATTATAAGCATTATCACCCGGTATTTTTCAATAATTATACCTGCATTTTTAGTACATCTCAACGAAAAAATTAATCAGAAGGTTTTAATTATTCTCACCTGGGGAGGACTGAGAGGTGGTATTTCAATTGCCCTAGCGCTAACTATTCAGCCCACTATGGATAAAGATATTTGGGTAACGGCTACATATATTATTGTGTGTTTTTCAATTCTTGTTCAAGGTCTAACGGTTGGCAAATTAGCCCAAAGATTAAAGTAA
- a CDS encoding chloride channel protein, whose amino-acid sequence MKFIQVIKGIHQIIEWTQLRLNKKQFILLSSVLVGLSVGLAAIVLKTFVHYIFVVATYNHFGHNKHIFIALPILGIFLTVLLVKRIFKGKLEKGLSQIHYSIAKKSSFVPKEQMYAQILTSSLTVGFGGSAGLEAPIVITGAAFGANYSKAYHLNYKERTLLLACGIAAGIGAAFNAPIAGVLFALEVLLIDISISAFTPLIISAATGALISEIILQDNILLSFKLQQPFNYNNVPFYILLGLLAGLISVYHSRVFSKIEGLFSKSINSVYLNVAIGGIALAFLLFIFPSLFGEGYQSIKMLAMQKPQNLLDHSFFQNYRSNEWFVLVMVGVLIFVKAIATALTLGSGGNGGNFAPALFVGSYLGFFVSRLLNLLHLTNLPESNFTLVGMAGILSGLYHAPLTAIFLIAEITGGYTLMIPLMIVSSISYAISKYFETYSMDTKKLGQSGKIFTYDRDHNILTTIRTTNLVETNFQKIKPDDSLGHLVEIISKSKRNIFPVTDDKNSLLGIIILDNIRDIMFKNDMYSKVTAKELMTNPPALLSSNQTMESVMKKFDETGAWNLPVVDNGLYIGFISKSSVFSSYRAKLKAGIIA is encoded by the coding sequence ATGAAATTTATACAGGTAATAAAAGGAATTCATCAAATTATTGAATGGACACAATTACGTCTCAATAAGAAACAATTCATTTTGTTATCGAGCGTTCTAGTTGGCCTTTCCGTCGGACTAGCTGCAATTGTCTTAAAAACATTTGTTCATTATATTTTTGTGGTTGCTACCTATAATCATTTTGGGCATAACAAACATATATTTATTGCACTACCTATCTTGGGAATATTCCTAACAGTGTTGTTGGTAAAGCGAATATTTAAAGGGAAACTAGAAAAAGGTCTTTCTCAAATTCATTATTCAATTGCAAAAAAATCAAGTTTTGTGCCCAAAGAACAAATGTATGCTCAAATTTTAACGAGTTCATTAACTGTTGGCTTTGGTGGTTCTGCAGGGCTAGAGGCACCCATTGTGATAACTGGTGCTGCCTTTGGAGCAAATTATTCTAAAGCTTATCATCTTAATTATAAAGAACGTACTCTATTGCTAGCATGCGGTATTGCTGCCGGTATCGGAGCAGCATTTAATGCTCCAATTGCAGGAGTCCTCTTCGCCCTTGAGGTTTTACTTATTGATATTAGTATTTCAGCATTTACACCACTCATTATTTCTGCAGCAACCGGTGCTCTTATTTCTGAAATTATTCTTCAAGACAATATTTTATTATCCTTCAAGTTGCAGCAACCTTTTAATTATAACAATGTTCCGTTTTATATTCTTTTAGGCTTGCTTGCCGGTTTAATTTCAGTGTATCATTCCAGAGTTTTTAGCAAAATAGAAGGCTTATTTAGTAAATCTATTAACTCAGTTTATTTAAATGTAGCAATCGGTGGAATCGCTTTAGCATTTTTACTTTTTATTTTTCCATCTCTTTTTGGCGAAGGCTATCAAAGCATTAAAATGCTTGCAATGCAAAAACCGCAGAATTTATTGGACCATAGTTTTTTTCAAAATTATAGAAGCAATGAATGGTTTGTTTTAGTAATGGTTGGAGTTTTAATATTTGTAAAAGCCATAGCAACTGCCTTAACCTTAGGAAGTGGCGGAAATGGTGGAAATTTTGCCCCTGCTCTTTTTGTTGGTTCCTACCTGGGATTCTTTGTTTCACGCCTTTTAAATCTCTTGCACCTAACTAATTTACCTGAAAGCAATTTCACACTTGTTGGCATGGCCGGAATACTCAGTGGACTTTATCATGCTCCACTTACAGCAATATTCTTAATCGCAGAGATAACAGGAGGCTACACCTTAATGATTCCGTTAATGATTGTTTCTTCCATCAGTTATGCAATTTCAAAATACTTTGAAACCTATTCAATGGATACTAAAAAGCTAGGCCAAAGCGGGAAAATTTTCACCTATGACAGAGATCATAATATTTTAACAACTATTCGAACAACGAATTTGGTTGAAACCAATTTTCAAAAAATAAAGCCCGATGACTCCTTGGGACATTTAGTAGAAATTATCTCTAAATCTAAAAGGAATATTTTTCCTGTTACAGATGATAAAAATAGTTTGCTGGGTATCATCATTCTTGATAATATCCGTGATATAATGTTTAAGAATGATATGTACTCTAAAGTAACAGCCAAAGAATTAATGACCAACCCGCCGGCACTGCTATCATCTAATCAAACAATGGAATCGGTAATGAAAAAATTCGATGAAACCGGAGCTTGGAATTTGCCGGTCGTTGACAATGGTTTATACATCGGTTTCATTTCTAAGTCGAGTGTGTTTTCAAGCTACAGAGCAAAATTAAAAGCAGGAATCATTGCCTAA
- a CDS encoding bifunctional 3,4-dihydroxy-2-butanone-4-phosphate synthase/GTP cyclohydrolase II, whose amino-acid sequence MAPKLNTIEEAIIDLKAGKVIIVVDDEDRENEGDFVVAAEMASPEIVNFMATHGRGLICAPITEQRCAELELEMMVSRNTSSHETPFTVSIDLLGYGCTTGISASDRSKTIKALVNPAIKPVEFGRPGHIFPLKAKNGGVLRRAGHTEATIDLAVLAGFAPAGALVEIMNEDGTMARLPELFKIAEKFDLKVISIEDLIAYRLKLESIIEEEVKVKLPTQFGDFELIAFKQTTTGQEHLALVKGDWKKDEAIMVRVHSSCLTGDIFGSCRCDCGPQLHKAMQLIEQEGKGVIVYMNQEGRGIGLLNKLKAYKLQEEGMDTVEANLELGFKMDERDYGVGAQILRHLGVCKIKLLTNNPKKRAGLIGYGLEIVENISLEITSNQHNKSYLQTKKDKLGHSLKLGQ is encoded by the coding sequence ATGGCACCAAAGCTAAACACCATTGAGGAGGCAATAATCGATCTTAAAGCAGGTAAGGTAATTATAGTAGTGGATGACGAAGATCGCGAAAACGAAGGCGATTTTGTGGTAGCAGCCGAAATGGCTAGCCCCGAAATTGTGAATTTTATGGCTACTCATGGCCGAGGCTTAATTTGTGCCCCCATTACCGAACAACGTTGTGCCGAGCTCGAACTCGAAATGATGGTTAGCCGAAATACTTCTAGTCACGAAACACCTTTTACTGTTTCTATTGACCTACTCGGGTATGGCTGTACCACCGGTATTAGCGCATCCGATCGCTCTAAAACAATTAAAGCACTCGTTAATCCAGCAATAAAGCCTGTAGAATTTGGCCGCCCGGGGCATATTTTCCCTTTAAAAGCCAAAAATGGAGGAGTTTTACGCCGTGCAGGGCATACCGAAGCTACTATCGATTTAGCAGTATTAGCTGGTTTTGCGCCTGCTGGAGCATTGGTCGAAATTATGAACGAAGACGGCACCATGGCGCGCCTTCCTGAATTATTTAAAATAGCTGAAAAATTTGATTTGAAAGTAATTTCAATTGAAGACCTGATAGCTTACCGCTTAAAGCTTGAGAGTATTATTGAAGAAGAGGTTAAAGTGAAATTACCTACTCAATTTGGAGATTTTGAACTTATAGCTTTTAAACAAACAACCACCGGTCAAGAACATTTAGCCCTTGTAAAAGGTGATTGGAAAAAAGACGAAGCCATTATGGTTAGGGTGCATTCATCTTGCCTTACCGGCGATATATTTGGTTCCTGCCGTTGCGATTGTGGTCCACAATTGCACAAAGCAATGCAATTAATTGAACAGGAAGGTAAAGGTGTAATTGTATACATGAACCAAGAGGGAAGAGGAATAGGACTTCTTAATAAATTAAAAGCCTATAAACTTCAAGAGGAAGGTATGGATACTGTAGAAGCGAATTTAGAACTAGGTTTTAAAATGGATGAGCGCGATTATGGTGTGGGTGCACAAATACTACGTCATCTTGGAGTTTGTAAAATTAAATTACTCACCAATAATCCTAAAAAACGCGCCGGTCTTATTGGATATGGGCTAGAAATTGTTGAAAATATTTCACTCGAAATTACTTCTAATCAACACAATAAATCTTACTTACAAACCAAAAAAGATAAGTTAGGACATTCCTTAAAATTGGGACAATAA
- a CDS encoding translocation/assembly module TamB: MVHKISDYLSEKLKTEVQVGKVDLELFRTFVLEDVFIRDLHKDTLLFVGQLKLEVKNYNLEKNVFVFKSAQISNTRINLVQYKNERYLNFQFIADAFSNNDTSQSKSKPLSVWCRNFELKNVDFSYRYQKDTTPNFGINYNAAHVKNINALLANVYLDGDTVNAHVANLSAREISGFELKKFKADVRFSKVFMLYKNLDFVTNNSHVSTDLLSFRFKEWDDFNNFEEKVYMSAVFKKSLVEMEDIAYFAPELEGIKKMLTLSGDVHGTVSDLNGRKVKIAFGKNSNLLGDFNLNGLPYLKETFVHIKIDELSTDYHDLQSIPTAPFTNKEYLQLPHNIERLGELKFKGNFTGFYNDFVAYGKLDTKLGTIASDIQLKQKTENKPVTYKGKLITNEFDLGSYYGLMDVFRNITLDVNIEGGGLNINDINAEINGTVASFEFQKYRYKNIQVAGNFAKNIFSGKFGIEEENVALTFDGDIDLTGNLPYLDFTTEIKKADLSKLNLFKTKNNINFSTIANVQLKGDDIDNLAGSIQLTNTNFIQNGKSVLVQNCELSSQFNPKERSMYLKSDFADAEIKGDFNLQNMGTTLRKMLANYIPAVVEVEDSKKNIPSQNFEFKFLAKKSEALSLVLFENLCIYSNTIASGSYNSLENTVKLTASAPLLEIFDKKITNLVVDSKNESNQLNLSLAAKNFMLTDSNSIKNVLIYASASNDSMKFKTQWVNNDLLNNKGKLSGYAAFEPNNKIAIHFAPSEIIVEDSLWTINSGNRVMIDKKAILFSNFILSHQKQTIKVVGLITDNESDKLAIDLTDFNLELLNPLMRKNDVLLKGIVNGSMTVSGLYSNLLFSSSLTFNSLSINDELLGEGSVLALWDNQKESIAINGRFLRGEIPTIGVSGFYYPNRSENNLDFELNFQKTQLKMLEKYTKDIVSKINGTATGDLIVSGSAKKPILTGTLELQRAGFLVDYLNTNYSFSAKVDFKKNEIAVPAFTLYDSNGNKAEVEGVVTHSYFNTIEYDFDLDAKKLFCLNTTAAQNNMYYGKAYASGLIKIYGDLKNVNINIDAKTEKGTQFNIPLSGSEEISENKFVTFIQKNDSTQHISGDYQVDLSGIQLNFDLEVTPDADVQLIFDSKIGDVIKGNGKGNLKMQINTSGQFNMYGDYTINSGDYLFTLKNVINKRFKIDQGSTISWNGDPYDAYVNINAIYKVRTSLFDLLQDENYKQRVPVDCQLKMTDKLFNPTIAFAIDLPNSDERIKNEVKSAIGYENEAELNKQVFSLLVLGRFIPPTDATRSTTTPTSSTNDFGVSSNSSELLSNQISNWLSQTNDQVKLGVKYSPGDEITNKELQVAVSTDLFNDRVSIDGNVGVANNPYAASNIVGDVNIDYKINKDGKFRVKAFNQSNNYATIANNGPYKQGIGVFYREEFDTWQELIKRYREKLVSVRKISAETPKTN, translated from the coding sequence TTGGTACATAAAATTAGTGATTACCTCAGCGAAAAGTTAAAAACAGAAGTACAAGTTGGGAAAGTTGACTTAGAATTATTCAGAACTTTTGTACTTGAAGATGTATTTATTCGCGATTTACATAAGGATACCCTGCTTTTTGTAGGGCAACTTAAACTGGAAGTAAAAAACTACAACCTCGAAAAAAATGTGTTTGTTTTTAAATCTGCACAAATTAGTAATACCCGCATCAACCTTGTTCAATATAAAAACGAACGCTATTTAAACTTTCAATTCATTGCTGATGCGTTTAGCAACAACGATACTAGTCAAAGCAAGTCGAAACCACTGAGTGTGTGGTGTCGAAACTTTGAGCTTAAAAATGTTGATTTTTCATACCGCTACCAAAAGGATACTACACCAAATTTTGGAATCAATTACAACGCTGCACATGTGAAGAACATTAATGCTTTATTGGCCAATGTGTATCTTGATGGTGATACAGTTAATGCACATGTAGCGAATTTATCGGCCCGAGAAATAAGTGGATTTGAACTCAAAAAATTCAAAGCTGATGTGCGTTTCAGCAAAGTGTTTATGTTGTATAAAAACCTCGATTTCGTAACCAACAACAGTCATGTTTCAACCGACTTACTTTCTTTTCGCTTTAAGGAATGGGACGATTTTAACAACTTCGAAGAAAAAGTCTACATGTCGGCTGTATTTAAAAAAAGTTTAGTTGAAATGGAAGACATTGCCTACTTCGCTCCCGAACTCGAAGGAATTAAAAAAATGCTGACTTTGAGTGGAGATGTGCATGGCACTGTGAGTGACCTTAACGGAAGAAAAGTAAAAATTGCTTTTGGAAAAAATTCAAATTTATTAGGTGATTTTAATTTAAATGGACTTCCTTACCTGAAAGAGACATTTGTACACATCAAAATTGACGAGTTATCGACTGATTACCATGATTTGCAAAGTATACCCACAGCCCCATTTACTAACAAAGAATATTTGCAACTACCTCATAACATTGAGCGTTTAGGCGAGTTAAAATTTAAAGGAAATTTCACGGGATTTTATAACGATTTTGTTGCTTATGGTAAGTTAGACACTAAGCTAGGAACAATTGCTTCTGATATTCAACTTAAACAAAAAACCGAAAACAAACCGGTTACCTACAAAGGAAAACTAATTACCAATGAATTTGATTTGGGTAGCTATTACGGACTTATGGATGTGTTTAGAAACATTACCCTGGATGTAAATATTGAAGGTGGTGGACTGAACATTAACGATATTAATGCAGAAATAAATGGAACTGTAGCCAGCTTTGAATTTCAAAAATACCGTTACAAAAACATTCAGGTTGCAGGAAATTTTGCGAAGAATATTTTTAGTGGAAAATTTGGTATTGAAGAGGAAAACGTAGCACTTACATTTGATGGAGATATTGATTTAACAGGCAATTTACCCTATCTTGATTTTACAACCGAAATTAAAAAAGCTGATTTAAGTAAACTCAATTTATTTAAAACAAAAAACAATATTAATTTTTCGACCATTGCGAATGTTCAACTAAAAGGCGATGACATTGATAATTTAGCCGGCAGCATACAATTAACAAATACGAATTTTATACAAAACGGAAAATCGGTTTTAGTACAAAATTGCGAGCTCAGTTCACAATTCAATCCGAAGGAACGATCAATGTATTTGAAAAGTGATTTTGCAGATGCTGAAATAAAGGGCGATTTCAATTTGCAAAATATGGGAACAACACTTCGAAAAATGCTCGCCAATTATATTCCGGCTGTAGTTGAAGTGGAGGATTCAAAAAAGAATATTCCATCACAAAATTTTGAATTCAAATTTTTGGCAAAAAAATCGGAAGCGCTCAGTCTGGTGCTCTTCGAAAATTTATGTATTTATAGCAACACAATTGCATCCGGAAGTTATAACTCTCTTGAAAATACTGTAAAACTAACTGCCTCTGCACCACTGTTGGAGATATTTGATAAAAAAATAACCAACCTTGTTGTAGATTCAAAAAATGAAAGCAACCAATTAAATCTTTCGCTTGCGGCAAAAAACTTTATGTTAACGGATAGCAATTCCATTAAAAATGTACTCATCTATGCCAGCGCTAGCAACGACAGCATGAAATTTAAAACACAATGGGTAAATAATGATCTCCTAAACAATAAAGGGAAACTTAGTGGTTATGCCGCATTTGAGCCAAACAATAAAATAGCTATACACTTTGCTCCTTCCGAAATTATTGTGGAAGATTCATTGTGGACCATTAATTCCGGCAACCGAGTAATGATTGACAAAAAAGCTATTTTATTTAGCAATTTTATACTTAGCCATCAAAAACAAACTATAAAAGTTGTTGGGTTAATTACCGATAATGAAAGTGATAAATTAGCAATAGACTTAACTGATTTTAACTTGGAACTGTTGAATCCGCTCATGCGAAAAAATGATGTTTTGTTAAAAGGAATTGTAAATGGCAGTATGACTGTTTCGGGTTTGTATTCCAATTTGCTTTTTTCGTCAAGTTTAACTTTTAATTCTTTATCAATTAACGATGAACTATTGGGCGAAGGCTCTGTGCTTGCCTTATGGGATAATCAAAAAGAATCAATCGCTATTAACGGGCGATTTTTACGAGGCGAAATTCCTACCATTGGTGTAAGTGGTTTTTACTACCCTAACAGAAGTGAAAACAACCTTGATTTTGAATTAAATTTCCAAAAAACACAATTGAAAATGCTGGAGAAATACACAAAGGATATTGTGAGTAAAATTAATGGAACTGCAACAGGAGATCTTATTGTTTCGGGCTCAGCTAAGAAGCCAATTTTAACCGGAACACTTGAATTACAGCGTGCAGGTTTTTTGGTAGATTATTTAAATACGAATTATTCGTTTAGTGCCAAAGTTGACTTTAAAAAGAATGAGATCGCAGTGCCTGCATTTACATTGTACGACAGCAATGGCAATAAAGCTGAAGTTGAAGGTGTGGTTACTCATTCCTATTTTAATACCATTGAATATGATTTTGATTTGGATGCTAAAAAATTGTTTTGCTTAAATACAACGGCGGCTCAAAACAACATGTATTATGGAAAGGCTTATGCTTCGGGGTTGATAAAAATATATGGAGATTTAAAAAATGTAAACATCAATATTGACGCTAAAACCGAGAAGGGAACACAATTTAATATACCGCTTTCAGGTTCTGAAGAAATCAGTGAAAATAAATTTGTGACATTCATTCAAAAAAATGATTCCACCCAACATATCAGCGGCGACTATCAAGTTGATTTATCGGGAATACAATTAAATTTTGACCTGGAAGTTACTCCCGATGCCGATGTACAGCTTATTTTTGATTCGAAAATTGGGGACGTAATTAAAGGGAATGGAAAAGGCAATTTAAAAATGCAAATCAATACCTCAGGGCAGTTTAATATGTATGGCGATTATACTATCAATAGCGGGGATTATTTATTTACCCTAAAAAATGTAATAAACAAGCGTTTTAAAATAGATCAGGGTAGTACCATTAGCTGGAATGGTGACCCTTACGATGCATATGTAAATATTAATGCTATTTACAAAGTACGCACTTCCCTCTTTGATTTATTACAAGACGAAAATTACAAACAACGAGTACCGGTTGATTGTCAATTAAAAATGACGGATAAGCTCTTTAATCCTACCATTGCCTTTGCGATAGATTTACCTAATTCGGATGAACGAATTAAAAATGAAGTAAAAAGTGCCATTGGCTATGAAAACGAAGCAGAGCTTAATAAGCAGGTTTTTTCATTACTGGTATTAGGGCGATTTATTCCTCCAACAGATGCTACCCGTTCTACAACAACTCCCACCTCGAGTACAAATGATTTTGGGGTAAGCTCCAATTCTTCTGAGTTACTATCCAATCAAATAAGTAACTGGCTTTCGCAAACAAATGACCAGGTAAAACTTGGTGTAAAATACAGTCCGGGTGATGAAATTACCAACAAAGAATTGCAAGTGGCAGTATCGACCGACTTATTTAACGATCGAGTTTCTATTGATGGTAATGTGGGAGTTGCCAATAATCCTTATGCTGCAAGTAATATTGTTGGGGATGTAAATATTGATTATAAAATTAATAAGGATGGTAAGTTTAGAGTAAAGGCCTTCAATCAAAGTAATAACTATGCAACTATCGCCAATAACGGACCTTACAAGCAAGGGATAGGTGTATTTTACCGTGAAGAATTTGATACATGGCAAGAGCTCATTAAACGCTATAGGGAAAAATTGGTATCGGTTAGAAAAATTAGTGCTGAAACTCCCAAAACTAATTAA
- the tsaD gene encoding tRNA (adenosine(37)-N6)-threonylcarbamoyltransferase complex transferase subunit TsaD, giving the protein MPQPIIILGIESSCDDTGAAILVNDKVLANVVAGQKIHEQYGGVVPELASRAHQSNIIPVVDAAIKKAGISKSQISAVAYTQGPGLLGSLLVGGSFAKSFAAALQIPLLEVNHMQAHILAHFINEGQDIPSFPFLCLTVSGGHTQIVLVKDFFDFEILGETLDDAAGEAFDKSAKILGLPYPGGPLIDKYAQLGNPLAYKFPLPKIDGLNFSFSGFKTAVLYFIKENTKANADFCVQHQNDICASIQHGILKILMDKLMMASKLTGINQIAIAGGVSANSGLRNALVTNKLGWKVYIPKFEYCTDNAAMIGISGYFKFLRNDFATLYSTPKARLTF; this is encoded by the coding sequence ATGCCGCAACCAATCATAATTCTGGGAATCGAATCTTCCTGCGACGATACAGGTGCGGCTATTTTGGTTAATGACAAAGTTCTTGCCAATGTTGTAGCAGGTCAAAAAATACATGAGCAATACGGAGGTGTTGTTCCTGAATTGGCTTCACGTGCACATCAGTCTAACATAATACCTGTAGTAGATGCAGCTATTAAAAAGGCTGGCATAAGTAAGTCGCAAATTTCGGCGGTTGCATATACACAAGGTCCTGGTTTATTAGGTTCCTTGCTGGTAGGAGGTTCATTCGCTAAATCTTTTGCAGCAGCATTGCAAATTCCATTGCTGGAGGTAAATCACATGCAAGCACATATTTTGGCTCATTTTATTAATGAAGGTCAAGATATCCCTTCATTTCCATTTTTATGTTTAACGGTTTCGGGTGGGCATACACAAATTGTGTTGGTAAAAGACTTTTTTGATTTTGAAATTTTAGGTGAAACACTAGATGATGCAGCTGGTGAAGCTTTTGACAAATCAGCTAAAATTTTAGGGCTTCCATATCCGGGCGGACCACTAATTGACAAGTATGCGCAATTAGGAAATCCACTCGCTTATAAATTTCCATTACCCAAAATTGATGGATTGAATTTTAGTTTTTCGGGTTTTAAAACTGCAGTCCTCTATTTTATTAAAGAAAATACCAAAGCAAATGCTGATTTTTGTGTGCAGCATCAAAACGATATTTGTGCATCTATACAGCATGGTATTTTAAAAATATTGATGGATAAATTAATGATGGCAAGTAAGCTAACAGGTATTAATCAAATAGCTATAGCAGGAGGAGTTAGCGCCAACAGTGGTTTACGAAATGCTTTAGTCACAAATAAACTTGGTTGGAAGGTGTATATTCCTAAATTTGAATATTGCACCGACAATGCAGCCATGATTGGAATAAGCGGTTATTTTAAGTTTCTTAGAAATGATTTTGCTACCTTATATTCAACACCTAAAGCTCGACTAACTTTTTAA
- a CDS encoding ATP-binding protein — translation MLKIALVGPESTGKSTLSATLAEYYGTAFVPEYARNYIAGLTRPYLLEDIVHIAKSQLELEKSIELSSNKIQFCDTNLLVTKIWAQNAFNCVPSFINENWKPKDYVLHLLMDVDIPWQPDPLREHPHLRSYLFEKYHTELKQEGANYKIIKGLGNERFEAAVNAVDEIVTQNSLSKL, via the coding sequence ATGCTAAAAATTGCCTTAGTTGGGCCTGAATCTACCGGCAAATCTACGCTTAGCGCGACTTTAGCTGAGTACTATGGAACAGCATTCGTGCCTGAATACGCGCGCAACTATATAGCCGGATTAACTCGCCCCTATTTGTTAGAGGACATAGTGCATATAGCCAAAAGTCAACTTGAATTAGAGAAATCCATCGAACTCTCTTCAAATAAAATTCAGTTTTGTGATACCAATTTATTAGTAACTAAAATATGGGCCCAAAATGCATTTAACTGTGTGCCTTCTTTTATTAACGAAAACTGGAAACCAAAGGATTATGTATTGCATCTATTAATGGATGTTGACATTCCTTGGCAGCCCGATCCATTGAGAGAGCATCCACATTTGCGCTCTTATTTGTTTGAAAAATACCATACAGAGCTGAAGCAAGAAGGAGCTAACTACAAAATAATTAAAGGTTTGGGAAATGAACGATTTGAAGCAGCAGTGAATGCAGTTGATGAAATCGTTACACAAAATAGTTTAAGTAAGCTTTGA
- the nth gene encoding endonuclease III translates to MKLTQKQRFEKVIDYFSKHQPQAETELQYSSPYELLVAVILSAQCTDKRVNQITPLLFKAFPTPELLSLAAVDEVFGFIKSISYPNNKAKHLVGMAQMLVNDFKGTVPSDIELLQKLPGVGRKTANVIASVVYQKPAMAVDTHVFRVSNRLGLTLNSKTPLETEKKLVRFIPKNKIAIAHHWLILHGRYVCQARNPNCIECKLSEYCMYFSKLT, encoded by the coding sequence ATGAAGCTTACGCAAAAACAGCGATTCGAAAAGGTAATTGATTATTTTAGTAAACATCAACCACAAGCCGAAACCGAATTGCAGTATAGTTCTCCCTATGAGCTATTAGTAGCTGTTATACTTTCGGCGCAGTGTACTGATAAGCGTGTAAATCAAATCACTCCGCTACTTTTTAAGGCTTTTCCAACACCCGAGCTACTTTCGTTAGCAGCGGTTGATGAAGTTTTCGGATTCATTAAAAGTATCAGTTATCCCAATAATAAGGCAAAGCATTTGGTTGGAATGGCCCAAATGTTAGTGAATGATTTTAAGGGAACTGTTCCCTCCGACATTGAACTTTTGCAAAAATTGCCCGGAGTAGGTCGCAAAACGGCTAATGTGATAGCCTCTGTTGTTTATCAAAAACCTGCAATGGCTGTAGATACCCATGTTTTTCGTGTATCAAATAGGTTGGGACTTACCCTCAATTCAAAAACTCCACTTGAAACTGAAAAGAAATTGGTTCGTTTTATTCCTAAAAATAAAATTGCGATAGCCCATCATTGGCTCATTTTACATGGTCGCTATGTTTGCCAGGCCCGCAATCCTAACTGCATTGAATGTAAACTAAGCGAATACTGTATGTATTTTTCAAAGCTTACTTAA